In Rosa chinensis cultivar Old Blush chromosome 1, RchiOBHm-V2, whole genome shotgun sequence, a genomic segment contains:
- the LOC112182946 gene encoding protein PSK SIMULATOR 1 gives MVAKLRFPRLMRTRRRKQKAVVGIFAFEVASVMSKLVHLWAFLSSKQVDRLRKKISDSVGIKKLVSHDDDFIRGLIPGELFENMVPLTKYVARLGKNYCSDPSLKDFEHAVSDWINNGVDPFGWELPWEKMEKKANKMERFILINANLYDGMKLLSDLEHTLNDITATLDGPILLEFQNKVELKRLEVENLKEESLWNRTYDYVGILLARSVFTIFSWIKSVFGVPQLMADAETKDSDHISPSPSIFSKYKLLDAPSDTLGAAALALHYANIVIKIESYVRFPLFLYCGRHNLYSMLPANMKAELSERLPSIKSSTSSVRDLAAERKVAMAEILEWLAPLAHNTTKWQSKRNFQQKASVSRSHVLLVQTLYFANQQKTEATIMELLVGLQYIYQAGLEAFRENDCRRRERKAASLEDQD, from the coding sequence ATGGTGGCAAAGTTGAGGTTTCCCAGGTTGATGAGGACTAGAAGGAGGAAGCAGAAAGCAGTGGTTGGAatttttgcttttgaagttgCAAGTGTGATGTCTAAGCTGGTCCATCTATGGGCATTCCTGAGTTCTAAACAAGTTGATAGGCTCAGGAAAAAGATCTCAGATTCGGTGGGGATAAAAAAGCTTGTGTCACATGATGATGATTTCATTCGAGGTTTAATACCCGGTGAATTGTTTGAGAATATGGTCCCTTTGACAAAATATGTGGCCAGGCTCGGGAAGAATTATTGTTCTGATCCTAGTTTGAAGGATTTTGAGCATGCTGTTAGTGATTGGATCAACAATGGTGTTGACCCTTTTGGATGGGAACTTCCATGGGAGAAGATGGAAAAGAAAGCCAACAAGATGGAGAGGttcattttaataaatgcaaattTGTATGACGGGATGAAACTTCTTTCGGATCTTGAACATACTCTGAACGACATCACTGCCACCTTGGATGGTCCAATTTTGCTTGAGTTTCAGAACAAGGTAGAGCTGAAGCGGCTTGAAGTGGAGAATTTGAAAGAGGAGTCTTTGTGGAACAGGACTTACGATTACGTAGGTATCCTTTTGGCAAGATCTGTCTTCACAATTTTCAGTTGGATCAAGTCTGTTTTTGGAGTTCCTCAACTGATGGCAGATGCAGAAACCAAAGATTCTGATCACATTAGTCCTAGTCCATCAATTTTCAGCAAGTACAAGCTGTTGGATGCTCCATCCGACACACTCGGTGCTGCTGCCTTAGCACTGCACTATGCAAATATtgttatcaaaattgaaagttatgTAAGATTTCCTCTCTTTTTATATTGTGGCAGACATAACCTGTACAGTATGTTGCCTGCAAATATGAAAGCTGAGCTAAGTGAAAGGCTGCCTTCTATCAAGAGCTCGACTTCATCAGTTCGCGATCTTGCAGCAGAGCGGAAGGTGGCAATGGCGGAAATATTAGAATGGTTAGCACCACTTGCTCATAATACGACGAAATGGCAGTCCAAGAGGAACTTTCAACAGAAAGCCTCTGTTTCCAGGAGCCATGTGCTTCTGGTACAAACCCTCTACTTTGCAAATCAACAGAAGACAGAAGCAACAATTATGGAACTTCTTGTTGGTTTGCAGTACATCTACCAAGCTGGCCTAGAAGCTTTCCGAGAGAATGACTGCCGAAGGCGTGAAAGAAAAGCAGCCTCCCTGGAAGACCAAGACTAA
- the LOC112170806 gene encoding tropomyosin-like, translating to MRRAIDEGITRRMELEQALAIEEACRQEAEGAIAPLREANLDLTGKLQRAEDGLRLVEQVGARVAAAEERLQDLERQVSEYDAKLECHAAALESLAPYPDCMMDLEDQVGNLQREVDCLRDVELEGGEMEQLKKELAEERARLSDYAEVRARVAETEERLQDLERQVRERDTELECRATALESLAPYPDHMVDLEDQVGNLQREVDRLRDVELEAGEREEEMERLKKELAEEWARSSDFAEVCIRMRAAAETHRDKLAKARRDGTDKAVDLYLRTYHFQEKMNKAYALTSIRIVVK from the coding sequence ATGCGGCGAGCCATTGATGAAGGGATCACGAGGAGGATGGAGCTGGAGCAAGCGCTGGCCATAGAAGAGGCTTGTCGTCAAGAGGCTGAGGGTGCTATCGCTCCGCTGAGGGAGGCGAACCTGGATTTAACTGGAAAGCTGCAGCGGGCGGAGGATGGTCTAAGATTGGTGGAGCAAGTTGGGGCCCGGGTGGCCGCGGCCGAAGAGCGTCTGCAAGATTTGGAAAGGCAGGTCAGTGAATACGATGCCAAGTTGGAGTGTCATGCCGCTGCCTTGGAGAGTTTGGCTCCCTATCCAGATTGCATGATGGATCTGGAGGACCAGGTTGGGAATCTGCAGAGGGAAGTGGACTGTTTACGGGATGTGGAGCTAGAGGGAGGCGAGATGGAGCAGCTGAAGAAGGAGTTAGCCGAGGAGCGGGCACGATTGAGTGACTACGCCGAAGTTAGGGCCCGGGTGGCCGAGACCGAAGAGCGTCTGCAAGATTTGGAAAGGCAAGTCCGTGAACGCGATACCGAGTTGGAGTGTCGTGCCACTGCCTTGGAGAGTTTGGCTCCCTATCCGGATCACATGGTGGATCTAGAGGACCAAGTTGGGAATCTGCAGAGGGAAGTGGACCGTTTACGGGATGTGGAGCTGGAGGCAGGCGAGAGGGAGGAGGAGATGGAGCGGCTGAAGAAGGAGTTAGCCGAGGAGTGGGCACGATCGAGTGACTTCGCCGAAGTTTGTATCCGCATGCGCGCTGCTGCCGAGACGCACCGGGACAAGCTTGCCAAGGCTAGGCGGGATGGTACAGATAAGGCGGTGGATCTCTATCTCCGGACATATCACTTTcaagagaaaatgaacaaaGCATATGCTCTCACAAGcatacgaatcgttgtcaagtaa
- the LOC112170814 gene encoding uncharacterized protein LOC112170814 — protein MSYQSTAPARDSTMPSPGRLVKWSIELGEFDIHYKPRTAIKGQAAVDFIADFMHLEDVVPSDETVSEPHTTPPWNLHVDGSSNSKLSDVGVVLTDPKGNAYEYALQFKFKALNNAAEYEALISGIKLAKELGVGDDFQAKEPHLSHYQALTKTLLQRCLPSYTIALIPQAQNNKADAVTKLVTSPPDTNLGSLKLETLDKPSFDKPFSEIFLAESEHPPSWMDPFVDYLSKGVEPQDKIIATRLRRRAMLYKVREGKLYRMGRSFPLLKCISLEEGQQVLLSLHSGVCGNHAGARNLAFKALRTGYYWPTIEQDAKRIASSYLKCHQFANSPLAPSAEALATVTVAKVINFLWKNIYCRYGIPETIITDNGAQFDNHTLREFVGQYGMQIRYASPSHIQIKDQVEAINKIIKQNLKKRLDDAKGLWAKKLPEVLWVIRTTPNEANGESPFCLSFGTEAVIPVKKEVCSERVACYDQFTNSEGLNFDSDLLQERRERAHLRNINNKQHVARYYNARVLPRRLSVEDWVMKEKMPTPTALKATWEGPYEIIEVVGPATFYLRGADGVTLPHPWNTQHLRYYPK, from the exons ATGAGCTACCAGTCTACTGCACCGGCAAGGGATTCAACTATGCCAAGTCCAG GAAGATTGGTCAAATGGTCCATCGAACTCGGCGAGTTCGACATTCATTACAAGCCACGAACGGCCATCAAGGGGCAAGCCGCTGTAGACTTCATCGCCGACTTCATGCACCTGGAAGATGTCGTTCCCTCAGACGAGACTGTCTCAGAACCCCACACCACGCCCCCATGGAATCTCCACGTGGACGGGTCCTCCAACAGTAAACTCAGCGATGTCGGAGTGGTCTTGACTGACCCAAAGGGGAACGCATACGAGTACGCGCTACAATTCAAGTTCAAAGCCTTAAACAACGCAGCCGAGTACGAAGCACTGATTTCCGGCATCAAGCTGGCCAAGGAATTAGGT GTCGGCGACGATTTCCAAGCCAAGGAGCCGCATCTATCCCACTACCAAGCTCTCACCAAGACTTTACTCCAACGATGTCTCCCCAGCTATACCATCGCCCTGATCCCTCAGGCACAGAACAACAAGGCAGACGCCGTCACGAAGTTGGTAACATCGCCCCCAGACACCAATTTGGGAAGCCTCAAATTGGAAACCCTAGATAAGCCAAGCTTCGATAAGccattctcggagatattcctGGCCGAGAGCGAGCATCCAccttcatggatggacccaTTCGTTGACTACCTCTCTAAGGGTGTCGAGCCCCAGGACAAGATTATTGCAACCAGGCTCCGCAGACGAGCTATGCTATACAAGGTACGGGAGGGAAAACTATACAGGATGGGCAGGTCTTTCCCCCTGCTAAAGTGCATCTCCCTCGAGGAGGGACAGCAAGTCCTACTATCACTGCACAGCGGAGTCTGCGGCAATCATGCTGGAGCGAGGAACCTGGCATTCAAGGCTTTGCGAACAGGGTATTATTGGCCCACCATTGAACAGGACGCAAAGCGCATCGCTAGCTCCTACCTCAAATGCCACCAATTCGCCAACTCCCCCCTTGCACCATCG GCCGAGGCCCTGGCCACAGTCACAGTTGCAAAGGTCATTAACTTCTTGTGGAAAAACATATATTGCCGCTACGGAATCCCTGAGACCATCATCACCGACAACGGTGCCCAGTTTGACAACCATACTCTCAGGGAATTCGTTGGCCAGTATGGCATGCAGATCCGATATGCCTCCCCCTCTCACATACAGATAAAAGACCAGGTCGAAGCTatcaataagataatcaagcagAACTTGAAAAAGAGGCTCGACGATGCCAAGGGCTTGTGGGCCAAAAAACTGCCCGAGGTGCTTTGGGTGATAAGAACAACCCCGAATGAAGCAAATGGCGAGTCCCCTTTCTGCTTATCCTTCGGCACCGAGGCCGTGATCCCAGTCAAGAAAGAGGTGTGCAGCGAAAGGGTGGCATGCTACGATCAGTTCACCAACTCGGAGGGGTTGAACTTTGACTCGGACCTCCTACAAGAGCGACGCGAGCGTGCCCACCTCAGGAATATCAACAACAAACAGCATGTCGCTCGCtactacaacgccagggtcctGCCTCGCCGCCTCTCTGTCGAGGACTGGGTGATGAAGGAAAAGATGCCAACCCCAACTGCTCTTAAGGCCACCTGGGAAGGGCCATACGAAATCATCGAGGTTGTCGGACCTGCCACCTTCTACCTAAGGGGAGCAGACGGCGTGACCCTCCCTCACCCATGGAACACCCAGCATCTCCGATACTACCCTAAGTAG